From the genome of Nicotiana sylvestris chromosome 2, ASM39365v2, whole genome shotgun sequence, one region includes:
- the LOC104232545 gene encoding protein STRICTOSIDINE SYNTHASE-LIKE 6-like — translation MPNSSPTSSSTRTVSSSWPVTLFISVSIPVILGVVVYQLESFEPVSYPTHVLSSDPPMVVPKRNNQMLRGSEKIGVDQLLSPEDVAYDPNWGVIYTGCVDGWVKRVTVNESVGDSRVEDWVFTGGRPLGVALGHYGEVIVADADKGLLLNVTSEGEVKVLTEEAEGLKFKLADAVDIAEDGMIYFSDASYKYKFKDYIYDFLEGRPYGRLLSYDPLTKQTKTLLRDLYFANGVAVSPDQNFVIFCETPLRICKKYYVKGERKGSVDVFVENLPGYPDNIRYDGDSHYWIAFATAKTYSWDLAQRYPFIRKIMAIMVKYVGQPHAEKNGGVVSVDLQGNPVEHYYDQDLTMVSSATKIGDHLYCGSVKSPFMLRLNLKQNPAVHTS, via the exons ATGCCCAACTCAAGCCCAACTTCTTCTTCTACAAGAACTGTTTCCAGTTCTTGGCCTGTCACTCTTTTCATCTCAGTATCAATACCAGTTATTCTAGGAGTAGTTGTTTACCAACTCGAGTCCTTCGAACCGGTTTCTTATCCAACCCATGTGCTCTCTAGCGACCCACCCATGGTCGTGCCAAAGCGCAACAATCAGATGCTCCGCGGCTCAGAAAAGATCGGAGTTGACCAGCTATTGTCACCTGAAGACGTAGCTTACGATCCGAATTGGGGAGTTATATACACTGGCTGTGTTGATGGGTGGGTCAAACGAGTAACAGTTAATGAATCAGTGGGGGATTCGAGGGTGGAGGACTGGGTTTTCACCGGCGGTAGACCACTTGGAGTTGCACTAGGACATTATGGTGAAGTTATCGTAGCCGATGCAGACAAG GGCTTACTACTCAACGTTACTTCAGAGGGTGAAGTTAAAGTGCTAACAGAGGAAGCTGAAGGTCTGAAATTCAAATTGGCAGACGCCGTAGACATTGCAGAGGATGGCATGATATACTTCTCGGATGCTTCCTACAAATACAAATTCAAGGActatatttatgattttcttGAAGGCAGACCTTACGGCAGATTGTTAAGTTATGATCCATTAACTAAACAGACCAAAACGCTACTTCGCGACCTGTATTTTGCTAATGGTGTTGCAGTCTCTCCagatcaaaattttgttattttttgtgaaaCCCCTTT GAGGATATGCAAGAAATACTACGTAAAAGGTGAAAGAAAAGGATCGGTGGATGTGTTTGTTGAGAATTTGCCTGGATATCCTGACAACATTCGTTACGATGGTGACAGTCATTATTGGATTGCATTTGCCACA GCGAAGACATATTCATGGGACTTGGCACAAAGATACCCATTCATCAGAAAGATAATGGCTATAATGGTGAAGTATGTTGGTCAGCCTCATGCAGAGAAAAATGGGGGTGTTGTATCTGTTGATTTACAAGGAAATCCGGTTGAACACTATTATGATCAGGACTTGACAATGGTGTCAAGCGCCACAAAGATTGGTGATCATTTGTACTGTGGTTCTGTAAAGTCTCCTTTCATGCTTCGCCTCAATCTGAAACAAAATCCTGCAGTTCATACTTCATAA